A single region of the Geobacillus subterraneus genome encodes:
- a CDS encoding DUF2777 domain-containing protein, producing MGIEERLQCIAEQPRAYVQGTVEFVNNEWIFFDEEAEEAALVEEMAEQGIELFRYGHWLSGQWQDTGTIATDLGIFPLTNGDRIRFRKRLTYAYRQWLASLPDPSFFQFVQWLNSLGFSLYDCLYCYNGLLFAKSAGVNFIIYDNTEQIGNVHHYYERGHAPSDRFEITFNSGERAICAQIG from the coding sequence TTGGGCATTGAAGAGCGCTTGCAATGTATTGCGGAGCAGCCCCGAGCTTACGTGCAAGGAACCGTCGAGTTTGTGAACAATGAATGGATATTTTTTGATGAAGAAGCGGAAGAAGCGGCTCTCGTCGAAGAAATGGCCGAGCAAGGCATCGAGCTGTTCCGCTATGGGCACTGGCTGTCCGGACAATGGCAAGACACCGGCACGATCGCTACTGATCTCGGCATCTTTCCCCTGACAAACGGCGACCGTATCCGCTTCCGCAAACGGCTGACATACGCGTATCGGCAATGGCTTGCCTCGCTTCCTGATCCGTCTTTTTTCCAGTTCGTTCAATGGCTGAACAGCCTCGGGTTTTCGCTTTACGATTGCCTGTACTGCTACAACGGTCTATTGTTTGCCAAATCGGCCGGCGTCAATTTCATCATTTATGACAACACCGAGCAAATCGGCAATGTCCACCATTATTATGAGCGCGGCCACGCGCCAAGCGACCGATTTGAAATCACGTTTAACAGCGGTGAACGAGCGATTTGCGCTCAAATCGGCTGA
- a CDS encoding aspartyl-phosphate phosphatase Spo0E family protein translates to MVLLLIEEKRQQMIELALTHGFTAKETIHCSQELDQLINQYLRQTMAFEPPAPSVQ, encoded by the coding sequence ATGGTTCTCTTGCTAATTGAAGAAAAACGGCAACAAATGATCGAATTGGCGCTCACTCATGGGTTTACAGCAAAAGAAACGATCCACTGCAGCCAAGAACTTGATCAATTGATCAACCAATATTTGCGGCAAACAATGGCTTTTGAACCGCCTGCTCCATCCGTCCAATAA
- a CDS encoding YisL family protein, whose protein sequence is MTHVHITSWIIMIILFLIAVSMQRSGAAKANIVQMILRLFYIITIITGLLLLHSIATISGLYLLKALAGLWVIGAMEMVLMAGKKGKSAAAGWTQWVIALVVTLFLGLLLPLGFDVF, encoded by the coding sequence TTGACGCATGTCCATATTACGAGCTGGATCATTATGATTATCTTGTTTTTGATCGCTGTGTCGATGCAGCGCTCAGGGGCGGCTAAAGCCAACATCGTACAAATGATTTTGCGGCTGTTTTATATTATAACGATCATCACCGGTTTGCTTTTGTTACATAGCATCGCCACGATTTCCGGACTTTACTTGTTGAAGGCGCTCGCTGGATTATGGGTAATCGGAGCGATGGAAATGGTGTTGATGGCGGGGAAAAAAGGAAAAAGCGCGGCGGCAGGATGGACGCAATGGGTGATTGCGCTCGTTGTGACGTTATTCCTCGGTTTGCTATTGCCGCTCGGCTTTGATGTGTTCTAA
- a CDS encoding fumarylacetoacetate hydrolase family protein: protein MKFITAVFNGETWVGAVPEGEETAIHLRRAERAMDGKETIPASMLEAIAQGGAFLDRARKVIDWALRHPGPDYVYRLGDVRLLAPIPRPAKNVFCIGKNYVDHALELGDAADVPKHVIVFSKTPTTVIGHEETILRHADVTDEVDYEGELALIIGKKGRAIRREEALDYVFGYTIINDVTARDLQERHQQYLLGKSLDTFCPMGPWIVPSQWVPNPNDLRIETRVNGEVRQQASTKQLIFPIESIIETISKGITLEPGDIIATGTPAGVGKGMRPPRFLQTGDVVEVTIEGIGTLRNKVGE from the coding sequence ATGAAATTCATTACGGCGGTTTTCAACGGAGAAACATGGGTCGGAGCGGTGCCGGAAGGGGAGGAGACGGCTATCCATTTGCGTCGTGCCGAACGAGCGATGGACGGCAAAGAGACGATTCCAGCGTCGATGCTAGAGGCCATCGCCCAAGGGGGCGCTTTTTTGGATCGGGCCCGGAAAGTCATCGATTGGGCGCTTCGCCACCCGGGGCCGGACTACGTCTATCGCCTTGGCGATGTTCGCCTCCTTGCCCCGATCCCACGGCCGGCGAAAAACGTTTTTTGCATCGGCAAAAACTATGTTGACCATGCGCTTGAATTAGGAGATGCCGCCGATGTGCCGAAACATGTAATCGTCTTCTCGAAAACGCCGACGACTGTCATTGGCCATGAGGAAACGATTTTGCGCCATGCGGATGTCACTGATGAAGTAGACTACGAAGGGGAGCTCGCCTTGATCATCGGCAAAAAAGGGCGGGCCATTCGCCGCGAAGAAGCGCTCGATTACGTATTTGGGTACACGATCATCAATGATGTGACCGCTCGTGATTTGCAGGAACGGCATCAACAATATTTGCTCGGCAAAAGCTTGGATACATTTTGTCCGATGGGGCCATGGATCGTGCCGAGCCAATGGGTTCCAAATCCGAACGATTTGCGCATCGAAACGCGGGTGAACGGCGAAGTGCGCCAGCAGGCGAGCACAAAACAGTTGATTTTTCCGATTGAATCGATCATTGAGACGATCTCAAAAGGCATAACGCTTGAGCCAGGCGATATTATTGCGACAGGAACGCCGGCTGGGGTCGGCAAAGGAATGCGTCCGCCGCGTTTTTTGCAAACGGGCGATGTCGTCGAAGTGACGATCGAAGGAATCGGCACGCTACGCAATAAAGTAGGGGAATGA
- a CDS encoding EAL domain-containing protein — protein MRSLRCRHAEELHRLVEDDCSVPPESLFIQVAADDEEKVRRTVELAARRWPGAHLVGMAGPLPIIGETTFLADVMSMTESSISSVAFPAVDDVHPAELAAKIEEAAIHEETALLLLFTDCRAALLPLLRHLPLVNERMTVVGCTLPDGCILFSRDGRLDQGVVAVSFSGASLRVRCFSPFLWEPIGLAFLITKSAGQQIDELDGQKASLCLERYLGKEFMERLPLSGMEFPFVVERNGQYVCLPITRVRENGAVAVNGHVSEGEKVRFAYVHAPSFYWSMHDLAAQAAKQPIEEMIFYYSTALGGYTRPMLEGMVSAFGQAALFPAMEVMVKDAYTTVRLGAFAAVSLAEEAASGQGGPAFEMPLPPEGITTLAQLMSTSSRDMERLYARLQMSEQRYKSLFEHNTDIVYSTDLHGRFTSVNPAFERVLGYRKEDILYTNSLKYVHPSDIPRVTRYFYRALRGNVQTYQLEIPTKSGEQLLFQMKNIPIIVDGKKVGIYGIGHNVTEQKKAEEKIAYLAYYDPDTNLPNRTKWMELFSNQLEKAKRKQRKVAVAFIDLDRFKWINDSVGHYAGDDILRQLVERMKRVLPVGAQLGRFHGDKFCLLFPLKTSAETAAETALHLVREVAKPTVYGQKEFFVTASIGLAVFPDDGADEHTLLRHADIAVNNAKKSGGNRVERYCTHMNEEAVHRFEMGSSLRKAIEKNELFLCYQPIVDVRTGAVIATEALIRWRHPELGLVRPDEFIPLAEETGWIHEIGRWVLQTACRQTKRWQDITGNDQLAVFVNVSAVQFQHERFIDDVKRALKRSTLPPSCLHLELTEHSMLRHLSSTMRTLDELKRLGVGIAVDDFGSGYSSFHYLKQLPATILKIDRAFIEHLHANASDAAIVSAMITMGRGLGLETIAEGVETPEQLERLRDLQCSYAQGYALCPPLVAEEVMAYMSERQKERQ, from the coding sequence ATGCGTTCGCTGCGCTGCCGCCATGCCGAGGAACTGCACCGGCTAGTCGAAGATGATTGTTCTGTGCCGCCCGAGTCGTTGTTCATCCAAGTCGCCGCTGACGATGAAGAAAAGGTGCGCCGCACGGTCGAGTTAGCGGCGCGCCGTTGGCCGGGCGCCCATCTTGTCGGGATGGCGGGGCCGTTGCCGATCATCGGCGAAACGACGTTTTTAGCCGACGTGATGTCAATGACGGAATCGAGCATTTCGTCGGTGGCATTCCCGGCGGTTGATGATGTCCATCCAGCCGAGCTGGCTGCAAAGATCGAAGAGGCGGCCATTCACGAAGAGACGGCATTGCTTTTGTTGTTTACCGATTGCCGTGCCGCTTTGCTCCCTCTTCTCCGCCATTTGCCGCTTGTGAACGAGCGGATGACCGTCGTCGGCTGCACCCTTCCGGACGGCTGCATTTTATTTTCGCGCGATGGCCGGCTTGATCAGGGAGTGGTCGCTGTCTCGTTCAGCGGTGCGTCACTTCGGGTTCGTTGTTTCTCCCCGTTTTTATGGGAACCGATCGGGTTGGCGTTTTTAATAACGAAAAGCGCTGGCCAACAGATTGACGAACTCGACGGGCAAAAAGCATCACTTTGTTTGGAACGGTATTTAGGGAAAGAGTTTATGGAGCGCTTACCGCTTTCCGGAATGGAGTTTCCGTTTGTTGTCGAGAGAAATGGGCAGTATGTTTGCCTGCCGATCACACGGGTGCGTGAAAACGGGGCGGTCGCGGTCAACGGTCATGTCAGCGAAGGGGAAAAAGTGAGGTTTGCCTACGTTCATGCTCCGTCGTTTTACTGGAGCATGCACGATCTGGCGGCGCAAGCGGCTAAGCAACCGATAGAAGAAATGATATTTTACTATAGTACGGCATTAGGAGGGTATACGCGCCCAATGCTCGAGGGGATGGTTTCAGCGTTCGGACAAGCCGCCCTCTTTCCGGCGATGGAAGTAATGGTCAAAGACGCGTATACAACCGTGCGGCTAGGGGCGTTTGCTGCCGTTTCGCTAGCGGAAGAGGCGGCGTCGGGACAGGGAGGGCCAGCTTTCGAAATGCCGCTGCCGCCGGAAGGGATCACGACATTAGCGCAGCTGATGTCGACATCGTCGCGCGATATGGAGCGGCTTTACGCCCGCCTGCAAATGTCTGAGCAGCGATATAAGTCGCTGTTTGAACATAATACCGATATCGTCTATTCCACCGATTTGCACGGCCGTTTTACGAGCGTCAATCCTGCTTTTGAACGAGTGCTTGGCTATAGGAAAGAAGACATTTTATATACCAATTCGCTCAAGTACGTTCACCCAAGTGACATTCCCCGCGTCACCCGCTATTTTTACCGGGCGCTGCGCGGAAATGTGCAAACATACCAGTTGGAAATTCCGACGAAGTCAGGAGAACAACTTCTTTTTCAAATGAAAAACATCCCGATTATTGTGGATGGAAAAAAAGTCGGCATTTACGGGATTGGGCACAACGTTACGGAGCAAAAGAAAGCAGAGGAGAAAATCGCCTACTTAGCGTACTACGATCCGGATACAAACTTGCCAAATCGGACGAAATGGATGGAGCTGTTTTCGAATCAACTGGAAAAAGCGAAACGGAAACAGCGGAAAGTAGCGGTCGCTTTCATCGATCTCGACCGGTTTAAATGGATTAACGACAGCGTTGGCCATTACGCCGGCGATGATATTTTGCGCCAACTAGTTGAGCGCATGAAGCGCGTACTGCCGGTCGGGGCGCAGCTCGGCCGGTTTCATGGCGATAAGTTTTGCTTGCTGTTTCCGTTAAAAACGAGCGCCGAGACGGCAGCCGAAACGGCGCTTCACCTCGTGCGCGAAGTGGCGAAACCGACAGTGTATGGCCAAAAAGAATTTTTTGTTACAGCCAGCATCGGGTTAGCCGTGTTTCCAGATGACGGAGCGGATGAACATACGCTGTTGCGCCATGCCGACATTGCAGTGAACAACGCGAAAAAAAGCGGCGGCAACCGGGTGGAGCGCTATTGCACACACATGAATGAGGAAGCAGTTCACCGGTTTGAAATGGGCAGCTCTTTGCGCAAGGCGATTGAAAAAAATGAACTGTTTCTTTGCTACCAGCCGATTGTCGATGTGCGTACCGGCGCGGTCATCGCCACAGAGGCGCTTATTCGTTGGCGGCACCCGGAGCTTGGACTGGTGCGGCCGGATGAGTTTATCCCGCTGGCTGAAGAGACCGGATGGATTCATGAAATCGGCCGGTGGGTGCTGCAAACCGCTTGCCGGCAGACGAAGCGGTGGCAGGACATAACGGGCAATGATCAATTAGCTGTTTTTGTCAATGTTTCTGCTGTACAATTTCAGCATGAACGATTTATTGATGATGTGAAACGAGCGCTCAAGCGGTCAACATTGCCGCCGTCATGCTTGCATCTCGAACTGACCGAACATTCAATGCTCCGTCATCTATCGAGCACGATGCGGACGCTCGATGAGCTAAAGCGGCTCGGCGTTGGCATCGCCGTTGATGATTTCGGGAGCGGTTATTCTTCATTCCATTATCTAAAGCAGCTGCCGGCGACCATTTTGAAAATTGACCGGGCGTTTATCGAACATTTGCATGCCAACGCGTCCGACGCAGCCATCGTTAGCGCGATGATTACAATGGGGCGCGGGTTAGGGCTGGAAACGATTGCTGAAGGGGTTGAGACGCCGGAGCAGCTCGAACGGCTCCGCGATTTGCAATGCAGCTACGCCCAAGGGTATGCGCTTTGCCCGCCGCTTGTGGCTGAAGAGGTGATGGCGTATATGTCAGAGAGGCAAAAAGAGCGGCAATAA